The sequence below is a genomic window from Mus musculus strain C57BL/6J chromosome 4, GRCm38.p6 C57BL/6J.
ACACGCTTCCTCTCAAGGCTGGTGCTCAGGGCAGTTAAAGGAATAACCCAGCGAGCCTCTCCCAGTGACTGCTTGGAAACCCACCCAGCTCCAGCCTCCCCACTATCTCACCTGGAAAGCCTCCTATCTAGAATTCTACTGAGAAGCGCCAGCCTTCTCAGGTTGGATCTTATTTAAAGAACTATGTTTttgtctcctcccttctccccgtCCTGATCCCGAGCGATCGTGCCAGCTTGGATTTCAAGAGGTGAGAAATACAAATCTGGGAGCCGGTGCCAGGGATGGAAGCACACGGAGCTGACAGATTGGAAGACCCCAGCGAAGCTGTTCCTACTGGAGCTTTCAGTTCCCAGGGGGTTCTCCTACCCACTCCCTTTTCCGCAGCCCCTCCATCCACATCCACCCTCTGCCGGGGAAACCCCGTGCCCCACTCATTGCGGAGCTGGCTGGGACACAAAGGCTTCAAGGTTCTGGGAGCAGAGTCGGTGGGGGAGGGCTCTCCCCTTCCCAGGCTCCAGACTGACCTTCCATGCACATGCAGTCGTCGAAACATTTGTTGTTGAGGCCGCGGTTGTGGGGTGTGCAGAGATGTTCCCGGAGGTCACAGCAAGTTCCTGGCAACATAGCAAGCACATGTGGTCAGCCAAGCTGAGCGGCTCCTCCCTGCCTGCCGCCTGCCCTACAGAGTCCCACCGGACAGGAGATCCATCATATGTGTGGCAGGCCATGCCCTAGCAGGCCATCTGGTGTGCAAGGCTCTGGGCCGGGACCGCTGCTGGATGTCATGGATAAAGTCCCCAGAGACGGGTGGCAGAGACTTGAGCCTCCCCAGATGGGCCACTTGATTGATCATGGGAGGATCAAAGGTGGTGTGGGGTTTTACTTCCCAGGGATGGGGTTGTAACAGCTAGGGGTGCCAGAGGTAGAGTCTGCTGAGAGCTGCAAGGGGCCTCCGGGATCATGGACCAACAACATCCTCTtggacagatggggaaactgaagcCCTGGGCGTGGGGGTAGGTAGGGTTCAGGGCAAATCTAGGCAGGGCCGAGGCATCTCTTTGCCCATTACAAAGCTAGCTTCCAAGTTCTGTCCTGTTGGCCCTGACTTCAGCTTTTTCTTCACACTCAGGATGCAGACAGCCTGTCTGTGCTGTGTGTCTTCTGCAATGCCGAATGGCTTCTACTTTGCAGACTCTCCTACTGATGTGGTTGGTGCCTTGGAGATGGCTCCTTgggtctctccagctccctctcgtCTCCCAAAGCACTCATTATTTAGTGGCAAGAAGGGACATGAGTCACTGGTCTCCTGCTGTGAGCAGTTTCAGGGGCCACCTTGGCTCATGTCCCAACCACCCCTTCCTCAGCAGCTTCAGGCAACCGCCAGCCAGCACCGGGGCCACCATTCTGCTCAGCACAGGGCTTTTCTGGCAGGATTTTCTCCACAGCTCCTGCAGAGCCAGCATGACATCAGACCCGAGGTTTTCCTGTCATCTTGTTTCCTCTCTTGCCTTTAATAAATATAACCACCAATGTCCTAGATAAGCACCCAAGACAgggtctggcctggaactctctctgtaccCCCAAGacgaccttgaactcttgatcttcctgcctccacctcccaagtgctctgATGGTAGGCATTTCCCCTCCACAGCATCGAAGTCTATCCCAGTCTGCTCTGAAGAGGTCCTCTGGATGCCACAGGGCCATCAGTCCGGACTCTAATCAAACAGAAGGCCCCTTCCATTTATCCTGACCTGATAGGTAGAGCTGTTGAACAAGCAACAGTGTCACTTACACTGTCCCCAGAATGCCAGTTGGTGCCATGATGAGGAGACTGAATTAACCCCTGCGGGTGTTCAGAGGACAAGGTTAGGAGCAGGCCATCTGACTCAGGGCAGGGTGGGATATGGGTAAGAAGCTTAGGAACCAAGTTGGCCCAGGCTCGCTTGCCCTCCCCCTCCACCACCTCTTTCTGAGGTCATTCTGTGAGTCAGTGTATGGTAGTGACTCTCAGGAAATTGGTGGCCGCTGATAAGGACCCTCAGGAAAAACTGGTGGACACTGTAGCTTCTCCGTATTGCGAATAAAGGGCCACTACTCCCTGGCTTGCTCCCAAGCCCTGTCTCAATTACCTTACTGGTATTCCCTCCCAGCCTGGTGCCTCAAGGgtgggtgttgggggggggggcagaatacCTGGCAAGCAATCCTGGTGATGGTCACACGGATCCCCCTCAGCTGGCGAGGTCTCGTTACCATCACTGGTAAAATGACTCCAGTGTTTCTCTGGGGACAAGAAAATTTGTGATTAGATTAAGCACAAGACTTGGGTGTCATGGTGCCAGATGGCCACTCCCACGGTGCGACTTGGACGAGaccctctgcctttctttctctctctgcttttactTTCTTCCCTAAAGAGACAAGGGGCCCGAGTAGCGTGCAGTGAGTGAGGGTTATGGCTTGTCCCAGTGAGTGTCAGGTCCAGCTTAGATCAATGGACTCCAGCCCACCTTTGGATACCTGTAGGTCATTCTGGTCTCAGCAAACGTCCTCCACCAATAGATGCTGGAGAAAGGAGTCtaagtgtggggtggggtggcaaaGTGGACATACCTTTCTTCTTTGCAGAAGGCCAGACCTCTGGCTTTAAGTCTTCATAATCCGTCCAGTCAAATAAGGCCATGTCCAGTGTGGGCATCACCTCCCCGTCAGACCTGGGCTGTGTCTgcagaagtcaaggcaggagagGGGACCTGGAGCCTTCGAAGTGAAGGGACTGGGAACCTGGGATCTcaaggccagaggccagaggacaaggcCACCTTGTTTTCTGCTTGGATCCTGGAATCCATGCTGAAGATGTCAAGATAGTGGCTAGAGAGGCTGTTCTGATTGCTCAGCATTTCTAAACACGTCAGGGAGGGAACCAGACGTGGCCCACTGCTCACTTCCCTGTCCCTTCCTCTGAAGAGTCCTGTAGAGACCATGCACAGCCTTCAATTCCACTCACAGCCCCCACCAATAGTCTGGAGACTACTGAGGACCAGATACTATGGCTGAGTGCTCATGTCCATGATCACTAGGGTTCAGCGAGGCACGGACCATAACTACCTGCTCATGGCCTCGGCGTTGGCCTGACTCTCAGGATGGCAAGATGAAGAAAGAGGACAAAGAATATCTACAGCCGTCTCCTGATACTCAGGAGATGTGGTCCAACCTGACAGCGATGCCTGGAAGAGCTAAAGCCTGTGTGTGTACTGTTTccacacacatcttttttttttttttggtttttcgagacagggtttctccgtgtagccctggctgtcctggaactcactttgtagatcagtctagccttgaactcagaaatctgcctgcctctgcctcccgagtgctgttcagttcccagcgcccacGTCAGGTggttcacaaatgcctgtaactccagctccaggagatgtgGTACCTCAGGCCTCCAAAGGCACCTCTGCTCATGTGTGTATATCACCCTCCCCACAgacatacataattaaataaaaacaatcagtTTAAACAAGGCACAGCAAGAGATGAGCAAGAACTCACAAAACAGAGCGGCACAGCAGTGGcactgcctctctctttctctccctctccctccatttctttcttccttcctttctgaagaAGAATATCACAGAGCCCTGACTGGCCCCAaagtcactgtgtagccaaggacaaTCTCAGACTCCTGATCCTCCAGTCCccacctcccgaatgctgggataaTTGTCACGTACCAGCTTGCCTATTTTATacagtgctgagaatcaaacctagggCTCCAGGCATGCTAAGGAAACATTTTACCATCAGAGCTACATATTGTAATATTGTATTCTCAtcaatatacacatatgtattctATCTcatcaatatacatatatatatgatccaTTTCAATGGTATTACTTCATTTTGAAAGCAAAAcagtgttttagtttgttttgagacagggtcccacttcATAGCCCAGTTGGCCGAGAGTTCctgttgtagcccaggctggcctcaattctGTGGTGATGCCACTGCCCctgtcctctgtctcccaagggttGGGATTGTAGATGTAAGACACCACATCTGGCactgaaagattttattttgaaaacaaaacaaaactttctaaGCTATCGGCAAGAATGACCTGGTGAATGCCTGTCCCTTTCTTCTAGAATCACCAACCCCCAGATTTGTGCAATCCCCTCCCAACCCCCTGCTCCCCCTGttttctttccactttctttttcAGAGTTGGGGAGTAGATAAGTCAACCCCCCAACTGACTATGCCATTCTagatctgttttttaaaatgatttatttatttatttatttatttatttatttatttatttatttattatatgagtacactgtcactgtcttcagacacaccagaagagggcatcagatctcattacagatggttgtgagcattgctgggaattgaactcaggacccctagatgagcagtcagtgctcttaacatctgagccatctctttagtccctAGATCTGGGCTTTAAATCACCGTGGCTGCTTTCTGTACTCTTCCAGACTTTAAACGTCCTCCACAACAGTCCCACCTCTGTGTGTGCAGAGAACAGCATGCTGAGATGGAATTGGCTTCCTGGTTGTCCCCAGCCCGAGCCCCAACCATGTTGTCTGGGTGCTGGCAGCCCCTCTACAGACAGACTACCTGGTGGAGTCAGAGATTAACGGTGTTCACTACCACCCCgctgtgcctcagtttacctAAGTGGAACAGGAGGTGAATCAATTCAAgcagctgggcacacctgtgagggacttCTCCTGACTGGATGGTTGAAGCAGGAAGCCCCACCTCAAGTGTGGGCCACGCCTTCTTGAGGTAGCCTCCAAGAAAGGACAGGGAAGGAGGAAGCGTTTGctttttttgcctgcttgccctgactctcgctggcaagttcatctatcctGCTGCTGAGGCATTCCTTTGCTGGTCTTAGAACCTGCTCCTTCAGAATCCAACATAGCCCAAAATCCCCTGAGCTAGCCAGCCTTGGAGTCTTGCCTTTCCATCGGGAGACAGCTGCTTTTGGACTAGccggaccacagcctgtaagccactctaataaatccctaGATATTTACATTCACACTATCACTCTGTTCATCTAGGGAACCCTGACAGGCAGCTTGCATGAGGCTTAAAGGCGTGTTCAGATTCAAGGCCTCGTGGGGCCCCTACCTGGGGCCGCAAGGACGTGACAGGCAGGATCCGGGACTCTTCTGTAGTAGGCGTGGCACCGTCTGTCATGGTCAGGAAGAACATGGTGGGGGCCAGGCTAGTGGAAGACTCCTCCATGGTACCCTCCAGCATCCGGTCTTCAGAGGGTTCCACCTTCTTCATGAGGGAGCTGGGGCCACGGATGGCAGCTCGGCCTGAGACAAGGCAAGCACAGGCTGACCCACCTGCTGTTCGGTGTCTACCTACAGGGCATCCTGTCTTCTCTGCTGTGCCACCCCACTGTGTACTGTGTAAGCCAAGGGCTGCTGGGCATCATGAGCCCTTGATCTACCCATCATCCTTGCTGTCTACCCTGCTAGAGACCTGTCATTGGGGAGGGGTCGGTGTGTGAACAGAGGATTCTCCACTAGAAGCTACATTCTAGTAAGTCTGGATTCAGGATGCCTGAGGTTGGCCAGTTacataaaatcatagaagacttcctggaggaggtgaggTTTATGGAGGTTGAAGACACTGCTTGGGGAGAAGCCTTTGAGGTAGCTGGGAGGAGAGCcactgcttacacacacacacacgcacacgtacacacatactcatgtacacatgcatgcacacgcatgtgcTTCTTGATATTGCACCTGGCATGCTGGGTCCCCAGTGAACCCCTCCATGATAATGACTTCATCTAACTTCCCCAGGGACTCTTGAGAAGTAGTTGCTGCTCTGCTCATGAACAGGGGAGGAGCCTGAGCCAGAGAGGTTAGGCAGTTTCGCCAAGGACAAACAGCTCGTGCCTGGCAGAGCGTGGATTTGAACCTCAGTCCTGAGTGCAAACCTGATGCTTTTAACTCCTGGGGCCATCTTGAAAGACACCTGGGTGTGGGATACTGACAGTGGCAGGGAACAACACAGGGTCAGCAGAGGGTCACAAGCAATGGGACCAGGACAGAGGCTGGAGGAGTTGCAGAAATGAACCCCAGTCAATCTGAGGTTTCCCAAATGCTGATaaactggcctggcctggcctgtggACTTCACCTGCCCTCTGCCACCATGTCACCATCCCTCAGGACATCCCTGCCGTTTCACTGAAGCCATCACTTCGTGGAAACTATGGGCCCCATGTGAGTCCTCAAGGCATCAACATCTTCTAAACTGGCAGAGGGGATCTCGAGAATGGGAGGGCATGTGTTGCCACGTAGGGGTCTCAGTCGACCTGGCAGGGAGGCAGTTCCTGCCCTACTCCACTCCTGTTGCTATCCACAGGAGAAGCAGGCTGAGGCTGCTCCAGTTTCTTCTTAGAGAAATAATACCCTGTGAACCCCACCAACCCATCTGTGGCGTTGTTGTTCTGCCCCTACAGGCAGTCACAGGTGGCCTGTGCAGGCTCAGGGCCAGGTGAGGCTGGGCAGAGGCCCGCTGGCTGGTGAGTCTCAGGTTTGCTGGAGACTGTTCGTTTGGGCCTGGGTGACCGCAGGAGCACAGGGAATGGAGGCAGAGAGTGTGTTAAGGAAGGTtgaacacaggcagacatgggacgGTGACTTCTCTCTCTCAGGACACTGAAGTTTATGTCTTTGATGCGCCCGAGGACCCAGGGCTtggtcttggggctggagagatgatgcagCAGTTAAGAGAcgtcctgctcttgcagagggcctgagttcaattcctagcacccatgtcaggcggCTCACAACTTTgtttaactccagctcctgggggtCTGATGACTGTGGCCTCTGGTGGCacccatactcacatacacatacaccaccccacctccacacacacatacacataattaaaaataaaaataaatcttaaaaaaaaacaaaaacaaagaaaaacttggCTCTCCAGCCAGTGGCTCTCCATGGAAACAGTAGGGCCCTCTGGGAGATGAGGCCTAGCAGAGGAAACTTGAGTCATCAGGGTGTCTTTGAAGGAGATATGGGGACCCAGATGTTCCTGcgctgtctcttccttcctcccccttctcctctctcatccctcctctctgtgtctatctgtctttctctctcttcctcctccttctctgggcCGCTGGGCACCATGAGGTGTCAGTTCTAGGCTTCTTCTATGATGCTTTGTCTCACAACCAAGCAACTGCAGGCTGGACGTCCTGCATTCCCCATCCCAAGTCAACCTCTCTCCTGCTTTGTGCCGCATCTCCCAGTGATCGCCACACGGTGTCGCTGGTGTTCAGGGTTGGAGGATGCCGACTGGGGAGCCAAGGGTTTAGTAGCAGTTTCCCTAGGCTTTGTGAGCATCAGCTCCCTCTTGCACTAAGGTTGGGTGGCATCTTTGCAGCAGGACAAAGCGAGGCTTAGGAAGGGGACTCGCTCAAGGCACAAACTCGCTAGTAGCGGAGTCAGACACGGGTCTCAGCAGATCTGGCTTTAGAGCGCAAGCTCTCCACCCAGACTCTGCTCCAGAGCTCACTAAAGGATGTGCTAGGAGGAAGACTCCAGCCGTTCTGTCTGTACGCAGGGAAGCTGTGAGTAGGGTGGATTTAGGTCAGATGCAAGGTGACTGATTGCCTAAGGGAGCAGAACTTCTATGTCAGTTTCCTCTCTTTCACCCCTGTCTctctcccaggtctctcccttagCCTTTCCCTGCCTGCCAGGCCACTCTGACTTCAGGAAGATGCCTCCCCTCTTCTGGGTACCCCTTCTGCCCTAGGTGGAGACCTCTGAATGGTCTCTTCGGGGCGCGGGGGCTTAACACGCAGACTTTACGACCACTTCCTGCTCTTGGCACTGGATTAGAGCCTTCTCCCGTGTAGTTCCCTCCTCCCCCCAGGTCTCCAGCTACCTCGGTGCAGTCGCAGACGGTCCCTGCGTCTCTTGTGTTCTCTGCCACGTTTCTTCACCCTCTCCCAAGCGGGAGACCGGGCCTCCTTCTCGGGGTAGGGCAAAGTCAGCCCCAGAAGCAGCTCCTTATTCTGCAGAAGGCCAGCAGGGGGCTGTCCGAGTGTCATCTGGGAAGCCTGCTTGGTAGCAGTGACCACAGCCCCCTCCTGGGCCCGGCTAGGCCTTCCTGGGCCCCTGTCTTTCTTCCCCAGGCCCCGACGGCCATGATGGCTTGCCTGGGACACCCACAGtgcagagctggggaggtgggagtgggtctCCGGCAGGTTCCGGGCAGAGGATCCAGATGCAAGGGTGCCTGCCGTGTGGAGCTCTGGAaacagcaggaggatcaggaacagCGTGGGGACCCTGAGGACGGGGCACCCTGCCATTGGCTCTCCCTGAAAGAAAACCAGCATCATGAGTGCTGTacacagcccccccacccccccacccccacacacatacacgacaTCCCCTCCCAAGGCTCCATATCTGCATCCCATCATCCAAAATGCTTTCCCCTCGTGGGTGGAGGAGACTCGGCTCCCTGTACACATTTctgattttaacttttaaaatgttttttggattatattctttaatatttatttatcttatggatatgagcacactgtagctgtacagatgattgtaagcctttacgtggttgttgggaattgaattttaggaactctgctcgctctggcccaaagatttatttattattatacataagtacactgtagctgtcttcagacacaccagaagagggcgtcagatctcattacggatggttgtgagccaccatgtggttgctgggatttgaactgaggacctttggaagagcagtcagtgctcttacccactgagccatctcaccagcccctggactGTTGTTGTTAATTGAGGTTTtatgttggttttgagacagtctcgtgTAGCCCGTGTAGCCCGGAATAGCAGGAGGAGAACTGTTCCTCCCGCCTCCATCCCTCAAGCATCAGAATTGCAGGCATGAACCACCGTGCCCAGCTTCTTCCCTTTTGGGGGAAGATTAAAAAATTCATTCGCttacatacatttatttgttatgtatggtgtgtgtgcatgcagaagtcagttctctccgtGGGTCAAGTACCACACTCCAGCTTCACAGCAAATTCCTTtacctatttttttctctctttttaaattgttaatgATGTCACGTAAATGCAATAcctggggaggccagaagagggcactggatcccctggagctgggttcTGAGCAGCCTGATAtggatgggtgctgggaaccaaattcaggtcttttACAAGAGCGTCAaacaacaagcactct
It includes:
- the Draxin gene encoding draxin isoform X1 gives rise to the protein MRHRCPAPLPSHAPRGLAEGEPMAGCPVLRVPTLFLILLLFPELHTAGTLASGSSARNLPETHSHLPSSALWVSQASHHGRRGLGKKDRGPGRPSRAQEGAVVTATKQASQMTLGQPPAGLLQNKELLLGLTLPYPEKEARSPAWERVKKRGREHKRRRDRLRLHRGRAAIRGPSSLMKKVEPSEDRMLEGTMEESSTSLAPTMFFLTMTDGATPTTEESRILPVTSLRPQTQPRSDGEVMPTLDMALFDWTDYEDLKPEVWPSAKKKEKHWSHFTSDGNETSPAEGDPCDHHQDCLPGTCCDLREHLCTPHNRGLNNKCFDDCMCMEGLRCYAKFHRNRRVTRRKGRCVEPETANGDQGSFINI
- the Draxin gene encoding draxin precursor, which gives rise to MAGCPVLRVPTLFLILLLFPELHTAGTLASGSSARNLPETHSHLPSSALWVSQASHHGRRGLGKKDRGPGRPSRAQEGAVVTATKQASQMTLGQPPAGLLQNKELLLGLTLPYPEKEARSPAWERVKKRGREHKRRRDRLRLHRGRAAIRGPSSLMKKVEPSEDRMLEGTMEESSTSLAPTMFFLTMTDGATPTTEESRILPVTSLRPQTQPRSDGEVMPTLDMALFDWTDYEDLKPEVWPSAKKKEKHWSHFTSDGNETSPAEGDPCDHHQDCLPGTCCDLREHLCTPHNRGLNNKCFDDCMCMEGLRCYAKFHRNRRVTRRKGRCVEPETANGDQGSFINI